The following proteins come from a genomic window of Bacillus alveayuensis:
- a CDS encoding amino acid transporter (product_source=COG0531; cog=COG0531; pfam=PF13520; transmembrane_helix_parts=Inside_1_10,TMhelix_11_33,Outside_34_42,TMhelix_43_65,Inside_66_93,TMhelix_94_116,Outside_117_135,TMhelix_136_158,Inside_159_164,TMhelix_165_187,Outside_188_199,TMhelix_200_222,Inside_223_234,TMhelix_235_257,Outside_258_284,TMhelix_285_307,Inside_308_336,TMhelix_337_359,Outside_360_363,TMhelix_364_383,Inside_384_403,TMhelix_404_426,Outside_427_430,TMhelix_431_449,Inside_450_467), which produces MKKNHEKFDKVLSQFDILALAFGAMIGWGWVVLSGSWVSTAGTLGAIVAFMLGGIAVVFIGLVYSELTTAMPKVGGEHVFVERAMGEKWAFVASWSIALGYISVVAFEAVALPTVVEYLFPDYKVGFMWTVAGYDVYFSWMALGVVGAIILTLLNMFGIKTAATFQFIVTVLLVLVGLSILSGSVVTEAPSDPAPLFKDGWSGILMVLIMTPFMFVGFDVIPQAAEEIDLPHRKIGKVLILSVIMAVVWYIGMIFAVGQSLGAQQLEESSLATADAMGAIFNSSFASKILIIAGIGGILTSWNSFLIGGSRVLYVMSNSGMLPAWLGKLHPKYKTPANAILFIGFLSMIAPLFGRSMLVWLVDAGGLSIVITYALVAVAFLVLRKKEPNMERPFRAGKGTTIGWLAILLSIGLAILYLPGMPSALVWPYEWIIFGGWWILGAFFLLKFAKNHSLSTTQYLEQQAADE; this is translated from the coding sequence ATGAAAAAAAATCACGAGAAATTTGACAAAGTACTTTCGCAGTTTGATATTTTAGCTCTTGCTTTCGGAGCGATGATTGGCTGGGGATGGGTTGTCCTATCTGGCTCTTGGGTGTCGACAGCGGGCACCCTTGGCGCAATCGTTGCCTTTATGTTAGGCGGTATAGCAGTTGTATTTATTGGCCTTGTGTACTCAGAATTAACGACTGCTATGCCAAAAGTTGGCGGTGAGCATGTTTTTGTTGAACGGGCAATGGGCGAGAAATGGGCTTTTGTCGCCTCTTGGTCAATTGCACTTGGATATATTTCGGTTGTTGCCTTTGAGGCAGTTGCTTTGCCTACGGTTGTTGAGTATTTATTCCCAGATTACAAAGTTGGTTTTATGTGGACAGTTGCTGGTTATGATGTGTACTTTTCTTGGATGGCATTAGGCGTTGTAGGCGCTATCATTTTAACACTTTTAAATATGTTTGGTATCAAAACCGCTGCAACCTTCCAATTTATTGTTACTGTTTTACTAGTACTTGTTGGTCTTTCGATTTTATCTGGCTCTGTCGTTACAGAGGCGCCTTCTGATCCAGCTCCACTTTTTAAAGATGGCTGGAGCGGCATTTTAATGGTTTTAATTATGACGCCGTTTATGTTTGTCGGTTTTGACGTGATTCCGCAAGCTGCAGAAGAGATTGATTTGCCGCATAGAAAAATTGGCAAAGTTCTTATACTTTCCGTTATCATGGCGGTCGTTTGGTATATTGGTATGATTTTTGCTGTCGGACAATCGTTAGGTGCACAGCAGCTTGAAGAATCGTCTTTAGCAACAGCTGATGCAATGGGAGCTATTTTTAACAGTTCATTTGCAAGTAAAATTCTGATAATTGCCGGAATTGGTGGAATTCTGACTAGTTGGAACTCATTTTTAATTGGAGGAAGCCGTGTTCTTTATGTTATGTCAAATTCAGGAATGCTGCCAGCTTGGCTTGGTAAATTACATCCGAAATATAAAACTCCAGCAAACGCTATTCTTTTTATCGGTTTCTTGTCGATGATTGCTCCATTGTTCGGTAGATCAATGCTCGTATGGCTAGTAGATGCCGGGGGCTTAAGTATTGTTATTACGTATGCATTAGTAGCGGTTGCCTTCCTCGTGTTGCGCAAAAAAGAACCAAATATGGAGCGGCCATTTAGAGCAGGAAAAGGTACAACGATCGGCTGGTTAGCTATTTTGCTAAGCATTGGATTAGCTATTTTATACTTGCCTGGAATGCCTTCTGCACTTGTCTGGCCATATGAATGGATTATTTTTGGTGGATGGTGGATTCTTGGAGCTTTCTTCTTGCTAAAGTTTGCAAAAAATCATTCTTTAAGTACTACTCAATACCTAGAACAACAAGCAGCAGATGAATAG